In a single window of the Podospora pseudocomata strain CBS 415.72m chromosome 2 map unlocalized CBS415.72m_2, whole genome shotgun sequence genome:
- the GPI11 gene encoding Glycosylphosphatidylinositol (GPI) anchor assembly protein (COG:M; COG:O; EggNog:ENOG503P38D), with amino-acid sequence MPLVDPITMASAVSKKGAASQTVTVESSASPTAETYNLLPVSINQTPLAQTLRHAQPLLLSGVLAFGFSSLVKDPVAAMSSTTLPLTAALQAVYAVICLPVAGRGGNDTAKKAKPRPGEKTGKKRAKEGGNNAYVLAALSLLITALVTPFIYASMVLFGAPFLTHGSHTLLCAAHLSLLGLFPLFYVHGVDASAWAAVGGFRAPLDETFGGLAGALVGAWLGAVPIPLDWDRDWQRWPVTILVGIYGGYVLGKVIGGTAAWGKKF; translated from the exons ATGCCTTTGGTAGACCCTATAACCATGGCTTCGGCAGTCAGCAAGAAGGGCGCTGCGTCCCAAACCGTCACGGTGGAATCGAGTGCTTCACCTACAGCCGAGACGTATAACCTCCTCCCGGTGTCCATCAACCAGACGCCGCTCGCCCAGACCCTCCGCCATGCTCAACCTCTGTTGTTGTCGGGCGTCCTCGCCTTTGGGTTCTCCTCGCTGGTCAAGGACCCAGTAGCGGCCATGTCCTCGACCACGTTGCCATTGACGGCCGCGCTGCAGGCTGTCTATGCCGTTATCTGCCTTCCTGTCGCTGGGCGCGGAGGGAATGATacggcgaagaaggccaaaCCAAGACcgggggagaagacgggcaagaagagggcgaaggaggggggaaacaATGCCTATGTG ctcgccgccctctcGCTCCTTATCACTGCTCTCGTTACTCCGTTCATCTACGCCTCCATGGTTCTTTTCGGTGCGCCTTTCCTCACCCACGGGTCTCATACGCTTCTCTGCGCCGCCCACTTGTCTCTGCTGGGACTCTTCCCGCTCTTCTACGTTCATGGTGTCGATGCTAGTGCttgggctgctgttggtggtttCCGCGCGCCGTTGGACGAAACGTTTGGAGGTCTTGCGGGTGCTCTTGTTGGTGCTTGGCTGGGCGCTGTCCCCATTCCTCTGGACTGGGACAGAGATTGGCAGAGATGGCCAGTAACTATCCTGGTCGGCATCTATGGTGGATATGTGCTGGGCAAGGTCATTGGTGGTACAGCGGCTTGGGGAAAGAAGTTCTGA
- a CDS encoding uncharacterized protein (EggNog:ENOG503Q3KM; COG:C) has translation MTKIPTPVLPAPPPNPELPLQPVPSTSPQQQQQASAKHYKGFVAGVFSGIAKLAVGHPFDTIKVRLQTSSSTRFSGPLACLTSTISNEGIFGLYKGATPPLVGWMFMDSIMLGSLTFYRRLISTNFFASYHPPNDPFLPPSVIPLPTYAHGLAGILSGCTVSFVAAPVEHIKARLQTQYSSSKSDRLYTGPIDALRKIYKYHGVRGIYHGLGATLIFRGCFFFWWGSYDVFSRWMRNNTSWSAPVINFWAGGLSAQVFWVMSYPSDVVKQRIMTDPLGGGLGDGERRFRRWREAARAVYKENGPKGYWRGFLPCFLRAFPANAMALVAFEGVMRALPE, from the exons ATGACCAAAATACCCACCCCGGTGCTCCCAGCACCCCCTCCGAACCCGGAGTTACCACTCCAACCCGTcccgtcaacatcaccacaacaacaacaacaagcctcAGCAAAACACTACAAAGGCTTCGTCGCGGGTGTCTTTTCCGGGATCGCCAAGCTAGCCG tCGGCCATCCCTTCGACACAATCAAAGTCCGTCTCcaaacctcttcttccacccgCTTCTCCGGCCCCCTGGCAtgcctcacctccaccatcagcaaCGAAGGCATCTTCGGCCTCTACAAAGGCGCCACACCCCCTTTAGTAGGATGGATGTTCATGGACTCCATCATGCTCGGCTCCCTAACCTTCTACCGTCGCCTCATCTCCACCAATTTCTTCGCCTCctaccaccccccaaacgacccttttctccccccctcaGTAATCCCCCTGCCCACCTACGCCCACGGCCTAGCGGGTATCCTCTCCGGCTGCACCGTCTCCTTCGTCGCCGCCCCCGTAGAGCACATCAAAGCCCGTCTCCAAACACaatactcctcctccaagtctGACCGCTTATACACCGGGCCAATCGACGCCCTACGTAAAATCTACAAATACCACGGTGTAAGGGGGATATACCACGGTCTGGGGGCTACTCTCATCTTCCGAGggtgcttcttcttttggtgggggagttaTGACGTTTTTAGCCGGTGGATGAGGAATAACACTTCTTGGTCTGCGCCGGTGATCAATTTCTGGGCGGGGGGTTTGTCGGCGCAGGTCTTTTGGGTCATGAGTTACCCGAGTGATGTGGTGAAGCAGAGGATCATGACGGACCCGTTGGGAggcgggttgggggatggggagaggaggtttaggaggtggagggaggcTGCGAGGGCGGTTTATAAAGAGAATGGGCCCAAGGGGTattggagggggtttttgcCTTGTTTCTTGAGGGCTTTCCCTGCTAATGCGATGGCGTTGGTGGCGTTTGAGGGGGTTATGAGGGCGCTGCCGGAGTAG
- the rpl22 gene encoding 60S ribosomal protein L22 (COG:J; EggNog:ENOG503P2WB): MAPIAKKSTKGKGPKVTKKFVINASQPASDKIFDVSAFEKFLNERIKVEGRVGNLGETIKISQIGDGKIEIIAHNELSGRYLKYLTKKFLKKMQLRDWLRVVSTSKGVYELKFFNVVNDAEEEDDE; encoded by the exons ATGGCTCCCATCGCT AAGAAGTCcaccaagggcaagggcccCAAGGTCACCAAGAAGTTCGTCATCAACGCCTCCCAGCCCGCCTCGGACAAGATCTTCGACGTTTCCGCTTTTGAGAAGTTCTTGAACGAGAGGATCAAGGTCGAGGGCCGTGTTGGCAACCTCGgcgagaccatcaagatctccCAGATTGGCGATGGCAAGATTGAGATCATTGCCCACAATGAGCTTTCTGGCCGTTACCTCAAGTACTt GACCAAGAAGTTCCTTAAGAAGATGCAGCTTCGTGACTGGCTCCGCGTCGTCTCCACCTCTAAGGGAGTGTACGAGCTCAAGTTCTTCAACGTCGTCAacgacgccgaggaggaggatgacgagtaA